The Heliorestis convoluta genome includes the window CATTACAAAAACAAGGCAAAACAGTGATAGCTTATTGTCGTGATGTGGTGCCACAAATCTATCGCTTTTTGCCAGCTATGGAATTGGTACAACAAACTTTTCCCGAAGATGCTTCTTCTATTGATGTTGCTGTGGTTATGGACTGTGGTGATCTAGAGCGAGTCTGTACAAATCCTGACTTTCTGCAAAATGTTGCGATGCTCGTAAATCTTGATCACCACGTCGGCAACCCTCTTTTTGGTCACTTCAACTGGGTAGATACAGAAGCAGCTGCAACGGGCGAAATAATCTACCAACTTCATGAAATGGCAGGATGGCCCATAACGGCTGATGTAGCTACAGCGTTATATACATCCTTAATGACAGATACAGGTTCCTTTCAATTTTCTAATACAACAGCTTATACCTTGCGTCTAGCTGCAGAGCTGAGAGAAAAGGGTGCCCGAATCGAAGAAATTCGAAGAGAAGTCTATGAAAGCAGGACCTTACGATCTCTGCGATTGCTTCAACAGGCTCTTTCTACGCTACAGCTATCTACAAACGGTAAAATCGCTTGGATAGGAGTCTCACTTCAAGATAAAGAAAGAATTGGAGCCATTCATGAAGATTTTGAAGGCTTGATTTCCTATCCGCGAACTATCAAAGGCGTAGAGGTAGCACTCTTGTTTAGAGAGATTGAAGCAGGAACAGTTAAAGTGGGGCTTCGCTCACAAAGCACCATTGATGTAGCAGCAATAGCACGTCATTGGGGTGGTGGTGGTCACCGAAGAGCTGCTGGTTGTACCATAAAAGGTACAATGGCGGAAGCAGAACAACAACTGCTTGCTGTGGTAAAGG containing:
- a CDS encoding DHH family phosphoesterase is translated as MHRITGHGDKGAAIVAALNQARSVLLCVHQIPDGDALGSLSALLTTLQKQGKTVIAYCRDVVPQIYRFLPAMELVQQTFPEDASSIDVAVVMDCGDLERVCTNPDFLQNVAMLVNLDHHVGNPLFGHFNWVDTEAAATGEIIYQLHEMAGWPITADVATALYTSLMTDTGSFQFSNTTAYTLRLAAELREKGARIEEIRREVYESRTLRSLRLLQQALSTLQLSTNGKIAWIGVSLQDKERIGAIHEDFEGLISYPRTIKGVEVALLFREIEAGTVKVGLRSQSTIDVAAIARHWGGGGHRRAAGCTIKGTMAEAEQQLLAVVKECLDED